One Micromonospora sp. WMMD812 genomic window carries:
- a CDS encoding glycosyltransferase family 4 protein, translated as MTVTMVSVSETAGGAEAHTVALGRGMRDRGHDVVLYGRCPGWEEQGLSRTEIGLGPKWSRRTMATGLLRVPIERRRTRTITDSSLYYLQFKREQIALTAPLSRRAPVVWTEHGRWMGGSAGRLLLAGYVRAAEHVSRVVCVSATVASDLAPVVGRDKLVVVPNAIDTRRFTAPSPETRAALRGRLLPSHFQDRRVAILAARLHPAKRHDRAVAAALASGSALVVVGDGPDRERLERLGAGNPDVHFTGHREDVPDLLAASDLYLYCGAETDGTPTAVLEAAACGLPVVAFRGDPGTELIPYCGGLVIDEPSDLTAEKVSTVLELRGAGVGYVEQQHGRQKWLDAYEQIFEECR; from the coding sequence ATGACCGTCACGATGGTCTCGGTCTCGGAGACCGCCGGTGGCGCCGAGGCGCACACCGTGGCGCTCGGCCGGGGAATGCGGGACCGCGGCCACGACGTCGTCCTCTACGGCCGCTGCCCCGGGTGGGAGGAGCAGGGGCTCAGCCGGACGGAGATCGGGCTCGGGCCGAAGTGGTCGCGCCGGACGATGGCAACCGGGCTGCTGCGGGTGCCCATCGAACGGCGCCGCACGCGGACCATCACCGACTCCTCGCTCTACTACCTGCAGTTCAAGCGGGAGCAGATCGCCCTGACCGCGCCGCTGTCGCGCCGCGCGCCCGTGGTCTGGACCGAGCACGGCCGGTGGATGGGCGGCTCGGCCGGTCGGCTGCTGCTCGCCGGCTACGTGCGCGCCGCCGAGCACGTCTCCCGGGTGGTCTGCGTCAGCGCGACCGTGGCCAGCGACCTGGCGCCGGTGGTCGGCCGGGACAAGCTCGTCGTGGTGCCCAACGCGATCGACACCCGGCGCTTCACCGCCCCGTCGCCCGAGACCCGGGCGGCGCTGCGCGGTCGGCTGCTCCCGAGCCACTTCCAGGACCGCCGGGTCGCGATCCTCGCCGCGCGGCTGCACCCCGCCAAGCGCCACGACCGGGCCGTCGCGGCCGCGCTGGCCAGCGGCAGCGCCCTCGTCGTCGTCGGCGACGGGCCCGACCGTGAGCGCCTGGAACGGCTCGGCGCGGGCAATCCCGACGTGCATTTCACCGGGCACCGGGAGGACGTGCCGGACCTCCTCGCGGCCAGCGACCTCTACCTCTACTGCGGGGCGGAGACCGACGGCACGCCGACCGCGGTGCTGGAGGCGGCCGCCTGCGGGCTGCCCGTCGTGGCGTTCCGCGGGGATCCCGGGACCGAGCTGATCCCCTACTGCGGTGGCCTGGTGATCGACGAGCCGTCGGACCTGACGGCCGAGAAGGTGTCGACGGTCCTGGAACTCCGGGGCGCTGGCGTCGGCTACGTCGAGCAGCAGCACGGCCGGCAGAAGTGGCTCGACGCGTACGAACAGATTTTCGAGGAGTGCCGGTGA
- a CDS encoding glycosyltransferase has translation MTDPSPRALRLALWAQRQAHVVPAPLRRLAGGTLRRLTNPGARTSLPSEDWSVPLVPGRGAGDLEALRPAPAQARPSPPPPRVDVTEPTRVRCAIAAGVLDVGGAEEVAAFLARRLPGHGFETAVVYADTRLPGQEGEGGRLARALAAEGVTTQQLTPGNAADWMRSWRPDVISAHNARDWLLDVAGELGVPWVETLHDMHRFYHPHSWEPERERARAISAQVAVSDLVRQQYLRRNPSYPGDHVVTVPNGVDGSRVLPVDRSQARAALGLTDEFLFVSLARYCLQKNTFGLVTAFGDVAREHPDVHLLVAGRANDDPLYYEQTRQAAAALPDAGRVHLRGHCANPSALLAAADAFVLDSFFEGWSLSSMEALMAGIPVVLTDVGGAREQLANGRRGHLVANPAGNAELVDWQVINELRYRPQGNRAELVSAMSSMVRERAAWANARQRLHDEAVSEFSPDESLAGHAGVLRAVALGTPLPAHARQSQVG, from the coding sequence ATGACCGACCCGTCGCCACGGGCGCTGCGGCTCGCCCTGTGGGCCCAGCGCCAGGCCCACGTCGTCCCGGCGCCGCTGCGCCGGCTGGCCGGCGGCACCCTCCGGCGCCTGACCAACCCCGGTGCCCGCACGTCGCTGCCGAGTGAGGACTGGTCGGTCCCGCTGGTACCCGGTCGAGGCGCGGGTGACCTGGAGGCGCTCCGACCGGCCCCCGCCCAGGCGCGACCGTCGCCGCCACCGCCCCGCGTCGACGTCACCGAGCCCACCCGGGTGCGCTGCGCCATCGCGGCGGGCGTCCTCGACGTCGGGGGAGCGGAGGAGGTCGCCGCGTTCCTCGCCCGGCGGCTCCCCGGCCACGGATTCGAGACCGCGGTCGTCTACGCGGACACGCGCCTGCCCGGCCAGGAGGGCGAGGGCGGACGGCTCGCCCGCGCCCTCGCGGCCGAGGGCGTCACGACGCAGCAGCTGACCCCCGGGAACGCCGCCGACTGGATGCGGTCGTGGCGACCCGACGTGATCAGCGCGCACAACGCCCGCGACTGGCTGCTCGACGTGGCCGGCGAACTCGGCGTGCCGTGGGTGGAGACGCTGCACGACATGCACCGCTTCTACCACCCCCACTCCTGGGAGCCGGAACGCGAGCGGGCGCGGGCAATCTCCGCGCAGGTCGCGGTCAGCGACCTCGTCCGCCAGCAGTACCTCCGCCGCAACCCGAGCTATCCCGGCGACCACGTGGTCACCGTGCCGAACGGCGTGGACGGCTCCCGCGTCCTGCCGGTGGACCGGTCGCAGGCCCGCGCGGCGCTCGGACTGACGGATGAGTTCCTCTTCGTCTCGCTCGCCCGGTACTGCCTCCAGAAGAACACGTTCGGCCTGGTGACGGCCTTCGGCGACGTGGCACGCGAGCACCCGGACGTCCACCTTCTGGTGGCTGGGCGCGCGAACGACGACCCGCTCTACTACGAACAGACCCGGCAGGCCGCCGCGGCCCTGCCGGACGCCGGCCGCGTCCACCTCCGCGGTCACTGCGCCAACCCGTCGGCCCTGCTGGCGGCGGCGGACGCCTTCGTCCTCGACTCCTTCTTCGAGGGCTGGTCACTGTCCTCGATGGAGGCTCTGATGGCCGGAATCCCCGTCGTGCTCACCGACGTCGGCGGGGCGCGGGAGCAACTGGCGAACGGCCGGCGGGGACACCTGGTCGCCAACCCGGCCGGAAACGCCGAGCTGGTGGACTGGCAGGTGATCAACGAACTCCGGTACCGGCCGCAGGGCAACCGTGCCGAACTGGTCTCGGCGATGTCGTCGATGGTCCGTGAACGCGCGGCCTGGGCGAACGCCCGCCAGCGGTTGCACGACGAGGCGGTGAGCGAGTTCTCACCGGACGAGTCGCTGGCCGGGCACGCGGGCGTGCTGCGCGCCGTGGCGCTCGGTACGCCCCTGCCGGCGCACGCCCGGCAGTCTCAGGTCGGCTGA
- a CDS encoding glycosyltransferase, giving the protein MIRRVHLIESGGRGGVFNHTVDVAAGLTDLGVDVVVHTADDCDAAPASVPLCRCVTWHRASPNRVVRQARTSARYLLRTLPHLRRVIGSQDVVHLQGMFALTPELISVARLRHAAVVTSPHNTFVRSNAPGGGRALRSALEDADRVLVYSDADRQRLVARGVGNVAQVPLVQWTPPADPALVERWRAALKPDGGTLALLPGQVRADKNPELFVQAVARLPGWRGAVVGEDLGPGRQVDALIDQIGAAVTTAYRYLDVAEFTALVAAADVVVAPYQIASQSGVVAVAARLGVPTAVAPCGGLGEAATAVARDTSAEAIRDAIVAAYELGAKPVDTADAASRFLHEYTVAQQGRTTGRTRTR; this is encoded by the coding sequence GTGATCCGGCGGGTCCACCTCATCGAGTCGGGCGGCCGGGGAGGCGTCTTCAACCACACCGTCGACGTCGCCGCCGGCCTGACGGACCTCGGCGTCGACGTGGTCGTGCACACCGCCGACGACTGCGACGCCGCCCCCGCCTCGGTGCCGCTGTGCCGGTGCGTCACCTGGCACCGCGCCTCGCCCAACCGGGTCGTCCGCCAGGCCCGGACGTCGGCGCGCTACCTGCTGCGCACCCTGCCCCACCTGCGCCGGGTGATCGGCTCGCAGGACGTCGTCCACCTCCAGGGCATGTTCGCGCTCACCCCGGAACTGATCTCGGTGGCCCGGCTCCGCCACGCGGCGGTGGTGACCAGCCCACACAACACCTTCGTCCGGTCGAACGCCCCCGGGGGCGGCCGGGCGCTGCGCAGTGCGCTCGAGGACGCCGACCGGGTCCTGGTCTACTCGGACGCGGATCGGCAGCGCCTCGTCGCCCGGGGCGTCGGGAACGTCGCCCAGGTCCCCCTCGTGCAGTGGACGCCACCCGCGGATCCGGCGCTCGTCGAGCGCTGGCGTGCCGCGCTCAAGCCGGACGGCGGCACGCTCGCCCTGCTGCCCGGTCAGGTCCGGGCCGACAAGAACCCGGAGCTGTTCGTCCAGGCCGTGGCGCGGTTGCCCGGCTGGCGAGGCGCGGTGGTCGGGGAGGACCTCGGCCCCGGCCGGCAGGTGGACGCGCTGATCGACCAGATCGGGGCGGCCGTCACCACCGCCTACCGCTACCTGGACGTCGCCGAGTTCACCGCGCTGGTCGCGGCCGCCGACGTCGTCGTCGCGCCGTACCAGATCGCCAGCCAGTCCGGGGTCGTCGCGGTGGCGGCCCGGCTGGGCGTGCCGACCGCGGTGGCCCCGTGCGGCGGCCTGGGGGAGGCGGCGACCGCCGTCGCCCGGGACACCAGCGCCGAGGCGATCCGCGACGCGATCGTCGCCGCGTACGAACTCGGCGCGAAGCCGGTGGACACGGCGGACGCGGCGAGTCGCTTCCTGCACGAGTACACCGTCGCGCAGCAGGGCCGGACCACCGGCCGGACCCGCACCCGCTGA
- a CDS encoding glycosyl transferase family 1: MVTASVPEHTRLGEGPPANVLMLGTAEWDSPIATNQHYVARELARTTNVTFVESLGLRRPTLRRDDVVRMASRVRRAMGDRETPAHRPRPAGAHIVSPLVLPVHRTPTRPLNRALLRRATGAWLTSQRPRVLWTFTPVTYGLEAAADVVIYHCVDLLATFPGVDGVAVARGERSLSSRTAVAIATSTAVQDHLVAAGFPRVELLPNVADVSVFAAASRPAAERRPAVLFSGNLTVHKLDLPLLESIAIALRGHGELLLAGPLAAGGGSFDAELRRLEKLGARHLGVLTPAQLAEVAGTCAVGLIPYAINDYTRGVSPLKCFEYLSSGLAVLSTGLPAVTELARTNPHVTAAEAGDLVARLPELLGPVSDTVLGDRMASAAEHGWEGRGAVLRELLDTELTRQGHEPR; encoded by the coding sequence ATGGTGACGGCGTCCGTGCCGGAGCACACCCGACTCGGCGAGGGGCCGCCGGCCAATGTGCTGATGTTGGGCACCGCGGAATGGGACTCTCCGATCGCGACGAACCAGCACTACGTCGCCCGTGAACTCGCGCGGACCACGAACGTGACGTTCGTCGAGTCGTTGGGGCTGCGCCGGCCCACGCTCCGGCGGGACGACGTCGTCCGGATGGCCTCGCGGGTGCGGCGGGCGATGGGCGACCGGGAGACCCCGGCGCACCGCCCCCGGCCGGCCGGAGCGCACATCGTGTCCCCGCTCGTGCTGCCGGTGCACCGCACGCCGACTCGTCCGCTCAACCGGGCTCTGCTGCGGCGTGCCACCGGAGCCTGGCTCACCAGCCAGCGTCCGCGCGTGCTCTGGACGTTCACGCCGGTCACCTACGGGCTGGAAGCGGCAGCGGACGTCGTCATCTACCACTGCGTCGACCTCCTGGCGACGTTCCCCGGTGTCGACGGCGTCGCCGTGGCCCGCGGTGAGCGGTCCCTGTCGTCGCGCACCGCCGTCGCCATCGCAACCAGCACGGCGGTCCAGGACCACCTCGTCGCCGCCGGCTTCCCCCGGGTCGAACTCCTGCCGAACGTCGCGGACGTCTCGGTCTTCGCGGCCGCGAGCCGGCCGGCGGCCGAGCGCCGACCCGCCGTGCTCTTCTCCGGGAACCTGACCGTCCACAAGCTCGACCTGCCGCTGCTCGAGTCGATCGCCATCGCCCTGCGGGGCCACGGCGAACTGCTGCTGGCCGGTCCGCTCGCCGCCGGTGGGGGCAGCTTCGACGCGGAGCTGCGCCGCCTCGAGAAACTCGGCGCCCGCCACCTCGGCGTCCTCACACCCGCCCAACTCGCCGAGGTGGCCGGCACCTGCGCCGTCGGCCTCATCCCGTACGCGATCAACGACTACACCCGCGGGGTCAGTCCCCTGAAGTGCTTCGAATATCTCTCCTCCGGCCTGGCGGTGCTGAGCACCGGGCTTCCGGCGGTGACCGAGCTGGCGCGCACCAACCCCCACGTGACGGCGGCCGAGGCCGGCGACCTCGTCGCTCGCCTGCCCGAGCTGCTCGGGCCGGTCAGCGACACCGTCCTGGGCGACCGGATGGCGAGCGCGGCGGAACACGGCTGGGAGGGCCGCGGCGCCGTGCTGCGCGAACTGTTGGACACCGAGCTGACCCGGCAGGGCCATGAGCCGCGTTGA
- a CDS encoding O-antigen ligase family protein — translation MFAIVLPLLVLRLPVTGIVLVAVVAQEIKPNGRFGELTTLGYQAFISPGKTPMVLPLAVTAALAAAARWWPPKGFRLRSTGGLLLGVAVALVVVSVGSGLLHGQSVFSAVNQNARPFVLLVLGLLIGMSLRWLRDDQRSLRMTVGAVLAALLVAAAVAIPLGETADDRLSAYFVYYDSALPAIAAAVFIGLLGHDGWRWDWRHVTVLATTPLLVLISFRRSVWLAAFAAFVVVLVLTWRRWRRMTRQLAVAALVVAVIVLAAPGFAADLGLRSVGSFDLGNGDTTASKPSPSNKPSPSSVPSASNKPSASSLPSATGNPSAGGGPGATGKPSAGGGPGATGKPSATAKPSATPKPSVSSGSSAGGGTAPSGRPSATGAPSARPSATGGPSAGGVAARPSTAATSRPPSPTPAPESAKHQAESTSGHISDLRLGWDYVRANFWTGVGPQSPQLAGMAAADATRVYVHNELLQDWLRYGPAVPLLVVVFLVAAGLVALRAVRDPASDGIVRSAAVFCLIAPLCLMTAPFLSETSRWPLVVGLAAGIVAPLVLDRDRHGRRTEPTPSASSPSPAPAEVEGRAAE, via the coding sequence GTGTTCGCGATCGTGCTGCCGTTGCTCGTGCTCCGCCTCCCCGTGACGGGCATCGTGCTCGTGGCGGTCGTCGCGCAGGAGATCAAACCCAACGGGCGCTTCGGTGAGCTGACCACGTTGGGCTACCAGGCGTTCATCAGCCCTGGGAAGACCCCGATGGTGCTGCCGCTCGCGGTGACGGCGGCACTCGCGGCCGCGGCGCGCTGGTGGCCGCCGAAGGGCTTCCGCCTCCGCTCGACCGGCGGGCTGCTGCTCGGCGTGGCCGTGGCGCTCGTCGTCGTCTCCGTCGGGAGCGGCCTGCTGCACGGGCAGTCGGTCTTCTCCGCCGTCAACCAGAACGCCCGCCCCTTCGTCCTGCTGGTCCTGGGCCTGCTGATCGGCATGAGCCTGCGGTGGTTGCGGGACGACCAGCGGTCGCTGCGGATGACGGTCGGCGCGGTGCTGGCCGCGCTGCTCGTCGCGGCGGCCGTCGCGATTCCCCTCGGCGAGACCGCCGACGACCGACTCAGCGCCTACTTCGTCTACTACGACTCGGCGCTACCCGCGATCGCGGCGGCGGTCTTCATCGGGCTGCTCGGACACGACGGTTGGCGCTGGGACTGGCGACACGTGACGGTGCTCGCCACCACCCCCCTGCTCGTCCTGATCAGCTTCCGCCGGAGCGTGTGGCTCGCGGCCTTCGCCGCCTTCGTCGTCGTTCTCGTGCTCACCTGGCGGCGGTGGCGGCGCATGACCCGACAGCTCGCCGTCGCGGCGCTCGTGGTGGCGGTGATCGTGCTGGCCGCCCCCGGCTTCGCCGCGGACCTCGGGCTGCGCAGCGTGGGCAGCTTCGACCTGGGCAACGGCGACACCACCGCGAGCAAGCCGAGCCCGAGCAACAAGCCCAGCCCGAGCAGCGTGCCGAGCGCGAGCAACAAGCCCAGCGCGAGCAGCCTGCCGAGCGCGACGGGCAACCCGAGCGCCGGCGGCGGACCGGGCGCGACCGGCAAGCCGAGCGCCGGCGGGGGACCGGGCGCGACCGGAAAGCCGAGCGCGACCGCCAAGCCCAGCGCGACCCCCAAGCCCAGCGTGAGCAGCGGATCCAGCGCCGGCGGCGGAACCGCCCCGAGCGGGAGGCCGAGTGCGACCGGCGCGCCGAGCGCGCGGCCGAGCGCGACCGGCGGTCCGAGCGCCGGTGGCGTGGCCGCGCGGCCGTCCACGGCGGCCACCTCCCGGCCGCCCTCGCCCACTCCCGCGCCGGAAAGCGCCAAGCACCAGGCCGAGTCGACGAGCGGGCACATCAGCGACCTCCGCCTCGGGTGGGACTACGTACGGGCGAACTTCTGGACCGGAGTCGGTCCACAGTCGCCCCAGCTGGCGGGGATGGCCGCCGCCGACGCCACCCGCGTGTACGTACACAACGAACTGCTCCAGGACTGGCTGCGCTACGGCCCCGCGGTGCCCCTGCTCGTGGTCGTCTTCCTCGTGGCCGCCGGTCTCGTGGCCCTGCGGGCCGTCCGCGACCCCGCCAGCGACGGCATCGTCCGATCCGCGGCCGTGTTCTGCCTGATCGCGCCGCTGTGTCTGATGACCGCGCCGTTCCTGTCCGAGACGAGCCGCTGGCCGCTCGTGGTCGGCCTCGCCGCGGGAATCGTCGCACCGCTCGTCCTGGACCGGGACCGGCACGGTCGCCGGACCGAGCCGACCCCCTCGGCGTCGAGCCCGTCACCCGCCCCGGCTGAGGTCGAGGGAAGGGCAGCCGAATGA
- a CDS encoding glycosyltransferase codes for MTRVLVVSVEPPWPAQHGGRLRTARVAEALSGHAEVLVAFPDHGTRQPDAPVATRPLAWSAPSAVRTRASGRPHLGGHYMVPIADALDALCAEFRPDAVYWSHSYLAAWAPPSSRRVPQVVEFANIESRRLQTLVTSAHGWQRMARRAEATKAAFWEPRVAARAALCVALSPPDADVLRGWARDVVITPNGVDVWPYDPSPSDGYALALASYDYEPNVLALRTLVRDVWPLVRAALPAARLVVAGRRSEALGPEFAAAPGVEVLGTLDDVADVYAGAALTVAPATTGGGSQLKLTESMSRGRSVVMSTFAANGLPAAVRGADAYWVADDPDSFAKAVVVGLRDTPARHARERAGWQRCAALGWPETVRELVDAISTLAARTATS; via the coding sequence GTGACGCGCGTGCTGGTCGTCAGCGTCGAACCGCCCTGGCCGGCGCAGCACGGCGGCCGCCTCCGCACCGCCCGCGTCGCCGAGGCGCTCAGCGGCCACGCGGAGGTGTTGGTCGCGTTCCCCGACCACGGCACCCGTCAGCCGGACGCCCCCGTCGCGACCCGCCCGCTGGCGTGGTCGGCGCCGTCCGCCGTCCGCACCCGGGCGTCGGGCCGGCCCCACCTGGGCGGGCACTACATGGTGCCCATCGCTGACGCCCTCGACGCGCTCTGCGCCGAGTTCCGACCCGACGCCGTCTACTGGTCCCACTCCTACCTGGCGGCGTGGGCGCCCCCGTCGTCCCGTCGGGTGCCGCAGGTCGTCGAGTTCGCCAACATCGAGAGTCGACGCCTCCAGACCCTGGTGACCTCGGCACACGGCTGGCAGCGGATGGCGCGGCGCGCCGAGGCGACCAAGGCGGCCTTCTGGGAGCCCCGGGTTGCCGCCCGTGCCGCGCTCTGCGTCGCGCTCTCCCCGCCGGACGCGGACGTGCTGCGCGGCTGGGCCCGCGACGTCGTCATCACCCCCAACGGGGTCGACGTCTGGCCGTACGATCCCTCGCCGTCCGACGGGTACGCCCTCGCGCTCGCCTCCTACGACTACGAGCCGAACGTGCTGGCGCTGCGCACGCTGGTCCGGGACGTCTGGCCCCTGGTCCGGGCCGCGCTTCCCGCCGCCCGGCTGGTGGTCGCCGGCCGGCGCAGCGAGGCGCTGGGCCCGGAGTTCGCCGCCGCGCCCGGGGTGGAGGTCCTCGGCACGCTCGACGACGTCGCGGACGTCTACGCCGGTGCCGCGCTGACCGTCGCCCCCGCCACCACCGGCGGTGGCTCGCAGCTCAAGCTGACCGAGTCGATGTCGCGGGGCCGCTCCGTGGTCATGAGCACGTTCGCGGCGAACGGCCTGCCCGCCGCCGTACGCGGTGCCGACGCCTACTGGGTGGCCGACGACCCGGACTCCTTCGCGAAGGCGGTCGTCGTCGGGCTGCGGGACACGCCGGCGCGGCACGCCCGGGAGCGCGCGGGATGGCAGCGCTGCGCGGCGCTCGGCTGGCCCGAGACGGTCCGCGAGCTGGTCGACGCCATCTCGACCCTCGCCGCGCGGACGGCCACGTCGTGA
- a CDS encoding flippase — translation MTSPGETTTEPEDRAVTPATAAPLESDATGPADHTRSARGLSTATAVSFGLRLLGLVVGMATTSVLARYLNPEGYGVFALALTLGTAAAQVADMGTTITVSSRIAREKAAAGRILSTGLVIRTSVALIATVGLLAAAAGGLFGESSPVVSVVAIATPLSAAAILTAGATARFRPEVSSVLALVQGVLWLIAVVVIARTGGDVVLLAWFFVAVVTLQTCVGVAINRRLVPLGRPSFAEAGRIFALSWPLAISSLAVMAYYRLGSVILFHLQGAAEVGYYSAAYKFLDVAQLGPAMLVAPLLPIVATSLTMDAHRRNLIFSLATRTGVVIGVGTAVLLIALAPALVAYLYGEDFGPAVTPLILLAVAFVGVTLGYVGTTICSALGVVRPIAVLTVSVAVVNLAAQFWACARWGATGAAAVAAGTEFVIGVATCLLAARTMTARLPVRQMASVLVAGAATILVLWLVRLPWQVEAVSAAGLFGGAVLLSRAITTADLRRVLSRKAL, via the coding sequence GTGACCTCGCCCGGGGAGACCACCACCGAGCCGGAAGACCGGGCCGTCACGCCGGCGACCGCCGCGCCGCTGGAGAGCGACGCCACCGGGCCGGCGGACCACACGCGCTCAGCCCGCGGGCTCAGCACGGCCACCGCCGTCTCCTTCGGCCTCCGGCTGCTGGGCCTGGTCGTGGGCATGGCGACCACCTCCGTGCTCGCCCGCTACCTGAACCCCGAGGGGTACGGCGTCTTCGCGCTCGCACTCACCCTCGGCACCGCCGCGGCGCAGGTCGCCGACATGGGCACGACGATCACGGTGAGTTCCCGGATCGCGCGGGAGAAGGCCGCTGCCGGCCGCATCCTGAGCACCGGCCTGGTCATCCGGACGTCGGTGGCGCTGATCGCGACCGTCGGGCTGCTCGCCGCCGCGGCCGGCGGACTGTTCGGCGAGTCCAGCCCCGTGGTCAGTGTCGTCGCCATCGCCACGCCGCTGTCCGCGGCGGCCATCCTCACCGCCGGGGCGACCGCCCGTTTCCGGCCCGAGGTGTCGTCCGTCCTCGCGCTCGTCCAGGGCGTCCTCTGGCTGATAGCGGTCGTCGTCATCGCGCGTACGGGCGGCGACGTCGTCCTGCTCGCCTGGTTCTTCGTCGCCGTCGTCACCCTGCAGACCTGCGTCGGTGTCGCGATCAACCGGCGACTGGTGCCACTGGGCCGGCCGTCCTTCGCGGAGGCCGGCCGGATCTTCGCGCTGAGCTGGCCGCTGGCGATCAGTTCGCTGGCGGTCATGGCCTACTACCGGCTCGGCTCGGTGATCCTGTTCCACCTCCAGGGCGCGGCCGAGGTGGGCTACTACTCCGCCGCCTACAAGTTCCTCGACGTCGCCCAGCTCGGGCCGGCCATGCTGGTGGCGCCGCTCCTGCCGATCGTCGCGACGAGCCTGACGATGGACGCCCACCGCCGAAACCTGATCTTCAGCCTGGCGACGCGCACCGGCGTCGTGATCGGCGTGGGTACGGCGGTCCTGCTGATCGCGCTCGCCCCCGCGCTCGTCGCCTACCTCTATGGCGAGGACTTCGGCCCGGCGGTCACGCCCCTGATCCTCCTCGCGGTCGCCTTCGTCGGCGTCACCCTCGGCTACGTCGGCACGACGATCTGCTCCGCGCTGGGCGTCGTCCGGCCGATCGCGGTGCTGACCGTCTCGGTCGCGGTGGTCAACCTCGCGGCGCAGTTCTGGGCCTGCGCCCGCTGGGGCGCCACCGGCGCGGCAGCGGTCGCGGCGGGGACGGAGTTCGTGATCGGCGTCGCGACGTGCCTGCTGGCCGCCCGGACGATGACCGCACGGCTGCCCGTACGGCAGATGGCGAGCGTCCTCGTCGCCGGTGCCGCCACGATCCTGGTGTTGTGGCTGGTCCGCCTCCCGTGGCAGGTCGAGGCGGTGTCGGCCGCGGGCCTGTTCGGTGGGGCGGTGCTGCTCTCGCGGGCGATCACCACGGCCGACCTCAGGCGGGTGCTGTCCCGCAAGGCCCTGTGA
- a CDS encoding sugar transferase → MSRQPALSYPGAPQLEFGDGPVRTVAPHDADGDEGIPEAFPSAAPAPEKAATRAGLDTTAVLPYASSRASKNTRGLRAWMLTAPIDVVALLTPLLLSQNYWRGTLANAALTVTFFAAGGLYRARRHVGILDELPSIGGRLLASAAVVAIIAAERHDSVHYVGGFMRGVALSAGLVIVGRAVSRSLTIVARKRRWVEHNTIIVGSGPIGLELARLLRRYPQYGLRFVGCVDATSRQGSSGVPLIGTLDDLEQLTRLSECEVMVIADPDCSESTLMEILLRPVSSRCDLWAVPRLWGSRSLGSYPDHIGAIPIVKIGDTKLSGPRWAIKRASDVVFAATALVVLSPVLLLCALATFLDGGRGVFFQQERIGRYGKPFNVIKFRSMRPVNEHESQTNWSIAHDRRVGPVGRFMRRTSLDELPQLWNILRGEMSVVGPRPERPYFVEKFSVEYPNYAMRHRAPVGLTGLAQVSGLRGDTPISDRARFDNYYIENWSLWLDIKVVLRTVAEVLRGGGR, encoded by the coding sequence ATGTCGAGGCAACCGGCACTCAGTTATCCGGGCGCGCCGCAGCTGGAGTTCGGCGACGGGCCTGTTCGGACGGTGGCGCCACACGACGCGGACGGCGACGAGGGGATACCCGAGGCGTTCCCCTCCGCCGCACCGGCACCGGAGAAGGCGGCGACGCGCGCTGGTCTCGACACGACCGCCGTCCTTCCGTACGCCAGCTCGCGGGCCTCGAAGAACACCCGCGGGCTGCGGGCCTGGATGCTGACTGCTCCGATCGACGTCGTCGCGCTGCTCACGCCCCTGCTGCTGAGCCAGAACTACTGGCGCGGCACGCTGGCCAACGCCGCCCTCACGGTGACGTTCTTCGCAGCCGGCGGGCTCTACCGGGCCCGCCGGCACGTCGGCATCCTGGACGAGCTGCCGAGCATCGGCGGGCGGCTGCTGGCGTCCGCCGCGGTGGTGGCCATCATCGCCGCCGAGCGGCACGACTCGGTGCACTACGTGGGCGGGTTCATGCGCGGTGTCGCGCTCTCCGCCGGGCTGGTGATCGTCGGCCGGGCGGTCAGCAGGTCGCTCACCATCGTCGCGCGCAAGCGGCGGTGGGTGGAGCACAACACCATCATCGTCGGCAGTGGACCGATCGGCCTGGAGCTCGCCCGGCTGCTGCGCCGTTACCCGCAGTACGGCCTGCGGTTCGTCGGCTGTGTCGACGCCACGTCGCGCCAGGGCAGCAGCGGAGTCCCGCTGATCGGCACGCTCGACGACCTCGAACAGCTCACCCGCCTGTCCGAGTGCGAGGTCATGGTGATCGCCGACCCGGACTGTTCCGAGTCGACCCTGATGGAGATCCTGCTTCGTCCGGTCAGCTCCCGCTGCGACCTCTGGGCGGTGCCGCGCCTGTGGGGTTCGCGGTCGCTCGGCAGCTATCCCGACCACATCGGCGCGATTCCGATCGTCAAGATCGGTGACACCAAGCTCTCCGGGCCGCGCTGGGCCATCAAACGTGCCTCCGACGTCGTCTTCGCCGCGACGGCGCTGGTCGTCCTGAGCCCGGTGCTCCTGCTCTGCGCGCTCGCCACGTTCCTCGACGGGGGCCGGGGCGTGTTCTTCCAGCAGGAGCGGATCGGCCGGTACGGCAAGCCGTTCAACGTCATCAAGTTCCGCTCGATGCGTCCCGTCAACGAGCACGAGTCACAGACGAACTGGTCGATCGCGCACGACCGGCGGGTCGGGCCGGTCGGGCGGTTCATGCGCCGTACGTCGCTGGACGAGCTGCCCCAGCTCTGGAACATCCTGCGCGGCGAGATGAGCGTGGTCGGGCCGCGCCCGGAGCGGCCGTACTTCGTGGAGAAGTTCTCGGTCGAGTACCCCAACTACGCGATGCGGCACCGGGCACCCGTCGGGCTCACCGGGCTCGCGCAGGTCAGCGGGCTGCGCGGTGACACGCCGATCTCCGACCGGGCGCGGTTCGACAACTACTACATCGAGAACTGGTCGCTCTGGCTCGACATCAAGGTCGTGCTGCGTACGGTGGCGGAGGTGCTGCGGGGCGGCGGCCGCTGA